In SAR324 cluster bacterium, the following are encoded in one genomic region:
- a CDS encoding magnetochrome domain-containing protein translates to MNDLSKYFLPMALLIFAGILLVNLFDSPDYEKVREPVESEPVTAKEVVGMPVAMTAPMTTNPTVPSYISPTIQLAEGHWQGMETIPLSVEIKKKLNIPLSMEGVLIDEVTLSSFESGVVAGDILVAIARNKVRTIEDVERLSKQVRESSSVLLTVVRKNRTLEFVLKSKDILGFSQSETAPMILPSDIMPHPYRGECVSCHPIGTIGHITPDPDGIPLPVPTIRVGAVSPHRDRGPCEACHVIIANKQTLR, encoded by the coding sequence ATGAATGATTTAAGTAAATATTTTTTGCCAATGGCGTTGCTCATTTTTGCGGGTATTCTCCTAGTCAACCTGTTTGATTCACCCGATTATGAGAAGGTCAGGGAACCGGTCGAGTCTGAGCCTGTCACCGCCAAAGAGGTAGTAGGCATGCCGGTCGCCATGACGGCTCCCATGACCACAAATCCCACGGTGCCTTCCTATATTTCCCCCACGATACAATTGGCGGAAGGGCATTGGCAGGGCATGGAAACGATTCCCCTGTCCGTTGAAATTAAAAAAAAGCTGAATATTCCCCTGTCAATGGAAGGCGTTCTCATTGATGAAGTGACACTGAGTTCCTTCGAGTCAGGTGTGGTCGCTGGTGATATCCTGGTTGCGATTGCCCGGAATAAAGTTAGAACCATTGAAGATGTAGAGCGACTTTCAAAACAGGTAAGAGAATCAAGCAGTGTTTTATTAACGGTGGTCAGAAAGAACAGAACTTTAGAATTTGTACTTAAAAGCAAAGATATTTTGGGGTTTTCACAATCTGAAACCGCACCGATGATTCTCCCCAGTGATATCATGCCGCATCCCTATCGTGGGGAGTGTGTGAGTTGCCATCCTATCGGAACAATTGGGCATATCACACCTGACCCTGACGGGATTCCGTTACCTGTACCAACTATCAGGGTAGGGGCCGTCAGTCCGCATAGAGATCGAGGTCCCTGTGAGGCCTGCCATGTGATAATAGCCAATAAACAGACATTGAGATAG
- a CDS encoding LemA family protein, translating into MVEEYQSPLEDKKERFQRMKEMAERLFHEIKPKKKPLQIKRQGPVIWVSILAAIVLLVTVLIEINIFILNEEKALAATANVQTSLQRRADLFVNIVNVALNQAVLEYELIQYVADSRSQLTKVKDLDTAKLKLEAIENLKKGSPSEFSMTKLTALVEQYPQIKFSSTYALLINQLMEMENQITRRRVLQNEAIRMYNTAITQFPWNYLAQMTGFHHYQYYEMKDKTSHTVPVLQSDMFNELLPDVTRSTNQPPVNE; encoded by the coding sequence ATGGTGGAGGAATACCAATCTCCGTTAGAGGACAAAAAAGAACGTTTCCAGCGCATGAAGGAGATGGCGGAACGGTTGTTCCATGAGATAAAGCCCAAGAAAAAACCACTTCAGATCAAGCGCCAGGGACCTGTCATTTGGGTTTCTATTTTAGCGGCCATCGTGTTGCTGGTGACGGTCCTTATCGAGATCAATATTTTTATTCTTAATGAAGAGAAGGCGCTGGCGGCAACGGCTAATGTGCAAACATCGTTGCAACGCCGGGCGGATTTGTTTGTGAATATTGTCAATGTGGCACTCAACCAGGCTGTGCTGGAATATGAATTAATCCAGTATGTCGCGGATTCACGATCTCAACTTACAAAAGTGAAGGATCTCGACACGGCAAAGCTAAAGCTGGAGGCTATCGAAAACCTGAAAAAAGGTTCCCCCTCCGAATTTTCTATGACCAAACTGACAGCGTTGGTGGAACAATACCCTCAAATAAAATTTTCATCGACTTACGCCTTATTGATTAATCAGTTGATGGAAATGGAAAACCAGATTACCAGAAGGCGAGTGCTTCAAAATGAAGCTATACGGATGTATAACACTGCAATCACTCAATTCCCCTGGAATTATCTTGCGCAGATGACTGGCTTTCATCATTATCAGTACTATGAAATGAAAGACAAAACGTCGCACACTGTTCCCGTTTTACAGTCGGATATGTTTAATGAATTATTGCCTGACGTAACACGTTCCACGAACCAACCACCGGTTAACGAATAA
- a CDS encoding sodium:alanine symporter family protein — protein MSMIASWLWNPLLSFIYIELGVLILVLTGFAAWRNVIPALRNSWTQRNLHKKQEDDHARYISPVHGFFAALAASVGVGNLAGVGTAIHLGGPGALFWMWVSALVGMSFRLCSVWLAMRYQSEDHTDLAYATPMSYLQRLQPGWAWIPVALATLLMVKGFITSNLIQSNSVAHALQDELGISSFLVAICMSALVAFVILGGMQRIVDFSVTVAPWMVLVYFIGGMVILLSNLSATVQVIGLVFKHAFTPYSATGGLIGYGVLQSIQFGTSRGIFSHASGIGVAPFLHATNNASKKDNAYLAAFVPVVDTLIVCSVTGLVILTVGNWTRFNGAYLTSSSFQSFYGNWGVVMLMTCLVVFAFTTMISWAYYSERCYQYLGGTRIRAFRWFFVFITFCGPFLPVRLIWSVADIMIGLVIIIHLFPLVYLVLQHRDDLLRELVGDH, from the coding sequence ATGTCAATGATCGCAAGCTGGCTCTGGAATCCTCTGCTCAGCTTTATATATATTGAACTGGGTGTGCTGATACTCGTCCTCACTGGATTTGCCGCCTGGCGTAACGTGATTCCAGCTCTAAGGAACAGTTGGACGCAAAGAAACCTCCATAAAAAACAAGAGGATGACCATGCTCGTTATATCTCACCTGTTCATGGATTTTTTGCCGCACTGGCCGCAAGCGTTGGCGTTGGTAATTTAGCGGGTGTCGGTACTGCCATTCATCTGGGAGGCCCGGGGGCCTTGTTCTGGATGTGGGTTTCAGCACTGGTTGGGATGAGTTTTCGTTTGTGTTCTGTCTGGTTGGCAATGCGTTATCAAAGCGAGGATCACACAGATCTGGCTTATGCAACGCCCATGTCCTACTTGCAACGATTACAACCGGGTTGGGCCTGGATTCCTGTGGCGTTGGCCACCCTGTTGATGGTTAAGGGCTTTATCACCTCCAATCTGATTCAATCCAACTCCGTTGCTCATGCGTTGCAGGACGAATTGGGAATTTCCAGTTTTCTGGTTGCAATCTGCATGTCTGCTCTGGTGGCGTTTGTGATTCTTGGCGGGATGCAGAGAATCGTAGATTTCAGTGTGACAGTGGCGCCCTGGATGGTGCTGGTTTATTTCATTGGTGGAATGGTCATTTTATTATCAAACCTGTCAGCCACTGTTCAGGTTATTGGTCTGGTTTTTAAGCATGCTTTCACACCTTATTCCGCCACTGGTGGACTGATTGGTTATGGCGTTCTGCAAAGCATCCAGTTTGGAACATCCAGAGGCATTTTTTCGCATGCCTCTGGAATCGGAGTTGCCCCGTTTCTTCATGCAACGAATAATGCCAGTAAAAAGGATAATGCCTATCTTGCCGCATTTGTTCCCGTTGTAGATACCTTGATTGTCTGTTCGGTGACAGGCCTGGTCATCCTGACTGTTGGAAACTGGACCCGGTTCAATGGTGCCTATTTAACCTCTTCCTCTTTTCAGTCGTTTTATGGAAACTGGGGCGTTGTGATGCTCATGACTTGTTTGGTCGTCTTTGCGTTCACCACCATGATCAGTTGGGCCTATTATTCTGAACGATGTTATCAATACCTTGGCGGAACAAGAATCCGGGCATTCCGTTGGTTCTTTGTGTTCATCACGTTTTGCGGTCCTTTTCTTCCAGTTCGCCTGATTTGGTCAGTTGCGGATATCATGATTGGATTGGTCATTATTATCCATCTCTTCCCTCTGGTTTATCTGGTTCTACAGCATCGAGATGATTTACTGAGAGAATTGGTTGGCGATCACTGA
- a CDS encoding trypsin-like peptidase domain-containing protein, with amino-acid sequence MNAVAVAQTQTPMATMPVQQSPLVQIIEFAKQTVVNISTIRPISTQKQNQNPNQQAGFTSPNSGEGMESIGSGVIVTQDGYIVTNYHVVQKSPDLYVIVFTDNGTSQYPAEIIAMSERLDLALIKIEPNMMLQPAPLSNDRRLSLGEEVVAIGSPFGLDQTVSKGIISGLKKSIRIDNITHKNLIQTDAAINRGNSGGPLIDMTGYVIGINTAIYVPSASFAGISFAVSSKDAIEFLEDLIRLPRIQPNLNAHAKAIRVAAVNAPAIVAGTPNPHGDRGPCELCHQIIGNQSTGQFNNAMPVAAVIAPPIMAGAAMPHGDRGPCEQCHQIINPTQSNAAMPVAAIIAPPIMAGAAMPHGDRGPCEQCHQIIGNQSPGQQFAASPNVVAQQNQFAMPPGRYQGNQVPGQPQGANVAFTVPNMDLEWMGAFLKQMTQDVGGGVFLSAITPNSKAQKAGLQAGDIIFRVEGKKILDPKDLIEFTKNINDTARVSVIRNGNKQDIFVDLQNKPAPVDNVGPPEVTPPDQPAAVGNGIQQPIAGNGAEPPFAGNGAEPPFAGNGIQRPPRRRPALTELELLGMELTPNMNGQAQVTDIGRNSVAFRSGIRMNDLILSIDQVPIESLATVNELININQPDNAIEIVRGNRQFFIRLTDNPMPQNQQAMAGNVALQNRMSANQGGGAVNGAMQNPAPGPAVTELEILGMEIKPTPEGGALVRNVDINTLAYNAGIRKNDIIVSIDQVPIKDLATMQEMINVKQPDNLVEIARNNRKQFLTLK; translated from the coding sequence GTGAATGCTGTTGCTGTGGCGCAAACTCAAACTCCGATGGCAACCATGCCTGTCCAGCAAAGCCCCCTGGTACAGATAATCGAGTTTGCCAAACAAACGGTGGTGAACATCAGTACAATTCGCCCTATATCTACCCAAAAACAGAATCAAAATCCGAATCAGCAAGCTGGATTCACTTCACCTAATAGTGGTGAAGGAATGGAAAGTATCGGATCAGGCGTAATTGTCACCCAGGATGGGTATATTGTCACCAATTATCATGTTGTGCAAAAATCACCGGATCTTTACGTCATCGTTTTCACAGACAATGGAACATCCCAGTACCCTGCTGAGATCATTGCCATGTCAGAACGACTTGATCTGGCGTTGATAAAGATTGAACCGAATATGATGCTTCAACCAGCTCCCTTGAGTAATGATCGCAGACTCAGCCTGGGCGAAGAAGTCGTCGCGATTGGCAGTCCTTTTGGTCTGGACCAGACTGTGAGTAAAGGGATCATTTCCGGCTTAAAAAAATCAATCAGAATTGACAACATCACCCATAAGAATCTGATCCAGACAGATGCCGCCATCAATCGGGGGAATTCTGGAGGACCATTGATTGATATGACCGGTTATGTCATTGGGATAAACACAGCCATTTATGTCCCATCCGCGTCTTTTGCAGGGATCAGCTTTGCGGTTTCTTCCAAGGATGCGATCGAATTTTTAGAGGACTTGATTCGGTTACCACGCATTCAGCCAAATCTGAATGCCCATGCAAAAGCAATTAGGGTCGCGGCGGTAAACGCACCGGCAATTGTGGCCGGAACGCCCAATCCGCATGGTGATAGAGGTCCCTGTGAACTATGTCATCAGATTATCGGAAATCAATCCACCGGACAGTTCAACAATGCCATGCCTGTCGCGGCGGTCATTGCGCCACCCATCATGGCAGGTGCCGCCATGCCGCATGGCGACAGGGGACCTTGCGAACAATGTCATCAAATCATCAATCCAACTCAGTCTAATGCGGCCATGCCTGTCGCCGCGATCATTGCGCCACCCATCATGGCAGGTGCCGCCATGCCACATGGTGACAGGGGACCTTGCGAACAATGTCATCAAATCATTGGCAATCAATCACCTGGACAGCAATTCGCTGCTTCCCCCAATGTTGTCGCGCAACAGAATCAATTCGCCATGCCACCCGGACGTTATCAGGGGAATCAGGTTCCAGGCCAACCACAGGGAGCAAATGTGGCGTTCACTGTGCCAAACATGGATTTGGAGTGGATGGGGGCCTTCCTGAAACAAATGACTCAAGATGTCGGTGGCGGTGTGTTTTTAAGTGCGATTACACCGAATTCCAAGGCACAGAAAGCTGGTTTGCAAGCAGGTGATATCATCTTTCGGGTGGAGGGGAAAAAAATACTGGATCCAAAAGATCTGATTGAGTTTACAAAGAATATCAATGATACCGCACGCGTGTCAGTGATCAGGAATGGGAATAAGCAGGATATCTTTGTGGACCTGCAGAACAAACCCGCGCCTGTTGACAATGTCGGTCCACCGGAAGTAACTCCACCAGATCAACCTGCGGCAGTAGGAAATGGTATTCAACAACCGATTGCTGGAAATGGTGCTGAACCACCGTTTGCTGGAAATGGTGCTGAACCACCGTTTGCGGGAAATGGTATTCAGCGTCCTCCCAGACGCAGACCAGCTCTGACTGAACTTGAATTATTAGGAATGGAGCTTACCCCGAATATGAACGGACAAGCTCAAGTCACTGATATTGGACGTAATTCAGTGGCATTCCGGTCTGGCATTCGAATGAATGATCTGATTCTTTCAATTGATCAGGTTCCCATTGAGTCACTTGCCACCGTCAATGAGTTGATCAATATCAACCAACCGGACAATGCTATTGAAATTGTACGGGGTAACCGTCAATTTTTTATCAGACTCACCGACAACCCCATGCCACAGAATCAACAGGCAATGGCTGGAAATGTCGCTTTGCAGAACCGTATGTCGGCAAATCAAGGGGGTGGGGCAGTGAATGGAGCTATGCAGAATCCTGCACCAGGACCAGCAGTCACAGAACTGGAAATATTAGGAATGGAAATTAAACCCACTCCAGAGGGCGGGGCGCTTGTAAGAAATGTTGATATCAATACCCTGGCATACAATGCGGGAATTCGAAAAAATGATATCATCGTCTCAATTGATCAGGTTCCAATAAAAGATCTTGCTACGATGCAGGAAATGATCAACGTCAAACAACCCGATAATCTGGTTGAAATTGCGAGAAATAATCGTAAGCAATTTTTAACTCTTAAATAA
- a CDS encoding rod shape-determining protein: MRGYMKKTQLRIGIDLGTSRTAVRSDRGAKAVFPSVVGYPRDIIGTKLLNGTKAVGDDAIEKRSYLTLINPLDLGVIKETSEIDMEAAKDILEHAIAITQPEEHDEICAVIGVPARASFSNKETLLRLAKELTEVTLVVSEPFMVAYGMGKLNKAIMIDIGAGTTDICALKGVVPNSEDQVTISKGGDHIDHLLKAMIQEHYPDIQITKRVVQNIKEKYSFVGDIKEPVIVQFRANGKPKEYDVSKEIKAACESLIAPIVEQVEYLLVRFDPEDQEEALLNIYLAGNGSLIRGLDKAIAEKLKECGEVKVSCVADPDFAGCNGALKLAVDLPIEHWHQIGDVIGS, from the coding sequence ATGAGGGGGTATATGAAAAAAACACAATTGAGAATAGGTATTGATCTTGGCACATCAAGAACAGCAGTTCGTTCAGACCGTGGCGCAAAAGCCGTTTTTCCATCGGTGGTCGGGTATCCACGAGACATTATTGGAACCAAGCTGTTGAATGGAACAAAAGCCGTGGGTGATGATGCCATTGAAAAAAGGTCATACTTGACGCTGATCAATCCTCTGGATTTGGGCGTGATCAAGGAAACAAGTGAAATCGATATGGAAGCGGCAAAAGATATTTTGGAACATGCCATAGCGATTACGCAACCGGAAGAACATGATGAGATTTGTGCTGTGATTGGTGTTCCTGCCAGAGCCTCCTTTTCCAACAAGGAAACTCTGCTTCGCTTGGCAAAAGAACTGACTGAAGTGACACTGGTCGTTTCTGAACCATTCATGGTGGCCTATGGGATGGGCAAACTGAACAAGGCTATCATGATTGATATTGGTGCCGGAACAACGGATATTTGCGCGTTGAAAGGGGTTGTGCCCAATTCAGAGGATCAGGTTACAATCTCAAAAGGCGGAGATCATATTGACCATCTGTTGAAGGCGATGATACAGGAACATTACCCTGATATTCAGATCACCAAACGCGTTGTTCAGAATATTAAAGAAAAATACTCCTTCGTTGGAGACATCAAAGAACCGGTGATCGTTCAGTTCAGAGCCAATGGAAAACCCAAGGAATATGATGTGTCTAAAGAAATAAAAGCCGCCTGTGAATCTTTGATAGCGCCGATTGTCGAGCAGGTTGAATATTTACTGGTCCGGTTTGATCCTGAAGATCAGGAAGAAGCATTACTGAATATTTATCTTGCTGGAAACGGATCTCTGATCAGGGGCCTGGACAAAGCAATCGCGGAAAAACTGAAGGAATGTGGTGAGGTCAAGGTGTCCTGTGTGGCTGATCCTGATTTTGCAGGATGCAATGGGGCCTTGAAGCTCGCGGTGGATCTGCCGATTGAGCACTGGCATCAAATCGGAGACGTCATAGGATCTTAA
- a CDS encoding DUF1049 domain-containing protein has translation MVMAKRIFSFILWALVLVFTLENFDIVQVRFIAGPLVKMPLAFVLVIGFVAGYLLAAISTRIKIYKRDRELEDND, from the coding sequence ATGGTAATGGCAAAACGCATTTTTTCATTCATTCTATGGGCATTGGTCCTGGTTTTTACCCTGGAAAATTTTGATATTGTCCAGGTGCGATTTATTGCAGGGCCTCTTGTGAAAATGCCCCTTGCGTTTGTTTTGGTGATCGGCTTTGTTGCCGGTTATCTACTTGCCGCAATCAGCACAAGAATAAAAATATACAAGCGTGACAGAGAACTGGAAGATAATGATTAA
- the mamM gene encoding magnetosome biogenesis CDF transporter MamM — MQFSKCTVCYKTIGWTGLVSNIFLSGLKLFVGIVAGSQALIADAMYSFKDLISSVLIIIGLKISLKPVDLEHPYGHGKVEFILTLVVSVVFIGLTGLILLLTMDHFFQGYHKPPHLIALAVAVFSVVANLFLFKYTRCVSTQINSPMVKTLSKHHGADALSSVAVSAGIIGAHYMGLIWMDSLVAVFETIHLLYLGVEIFWESFKGLMDYSAPADVLRKIQQTVLDFDEVKTVETLKTRQVGQGIWIDIVIGVNPDLRVDEAYDVGCQVEAVLFETIEHVAAVNVRFGAHDSRKLLTQGL; from the coding sequence ATGCAATTTTCTAAATGTACTGTTTGTTATAAAACAATTGGCTGGACGGGGCTTGTCTCCAATATTTTTCTGTCAGGCTTGAAGTTGTTTGTCGGGATCGTCGCAGGCTCGCAGGCGCTGATTGCGGACGCGATGTATTCATTTAAAGATCTCATTTCGTCGGTTCTGATCATCATCGGATTGAAAATTTCCTTAAAACCGGTTGATCTTGAGCACCCTTACGGGCATGGCAAGGTTGAATTTATCCTTACCTTGGTGGTCAGTGTGGTCTTTATCGGTTTGACGGGATTAATACTCCTGTTGACCATGGACCATTTTTTTCAGGGCTACCACAAACCACCTCACCTTATCGCGTTAGCTGTCGCTGTATTTTCCGTCGTCGCGAATCTGTTCCTGTTCAAATATACCAGATGTGTTTCGACTCAAATCAACAGTCCAATGGTCAAAACCTTATCCAAGCATCATGGTGCTGACGCCTTGTCATCCGTCGCTGTTTCGGCGGGTATCATCGGCGCGCATTACATGGGCCTGATCTGGATGGATTCGCTGGTAGCCGTCTTTGAAACGATCCATCTGTTATATCTCGGTGTTGAGATATTCTGGGAATCGTTTAAAGGTTTGATGGATTATTCCGCTCCAGCCGATGTTTTGAGAAAAATTCAACAGACAGTATTGGACTTTGACGAGGTAAAGACGGTAGAAACCCTCAAAACAAGGCAAGTTGGACAAGGTATATGGATTGATATTGTGATTGGAGTGAATCCTGATTTGAGAGTGGATGAAGCCTATGATGTCGGGTGTCAGGTTGAAGCTGTGCTGTTTGAAACGATCGAGCATGTGGCCGCTGTGAATGTACGTTTTGGAGCTCATGATTCCAGAAAACTCCTTACTCAAGGATTGTAA
- a CDS encoding TSUP family transporter, giving the protein MKKEQFFCESQWKIGAAFLTIIAVSLFFWGVHILTEHHEYNISYVPETSTPDSAKAVSVKAEVAQKPVFPADFEKTIVSIGIDSGQDTPLAILGSGVLVSDDGHIVTADHLVAGLSGLHVLQNNVRYESHLIKRVAKSNIALLKIESLKAFPFTSIDCSMIEIGTPVYAFGRDQGIIAKEGIARNTGVSLAINDMIYPDLITTDAIYTWAQSGGPLMNVFGNMVGLNIAISGPQNSIQGFAVPAPTICSKFREIVHVDSITNIKVYAGGLTSQFWKNTRETASEYATQIRNTIESSSSSDLMVYIEGNKGDLWKQARFVADRMAEIYNKADGINYLNNAVSDPELNFFGYHISGVIGLLLLGFVSGISAGMVTMGGGIIKVSGLMIIFGYGLIIIRPVAYITNIFVYSAAALRYKKDNLISWHNVKPLIPFALFGFVFGYFTGIYLNNSTIRMMLGIYALLIGIKVVTEIIRSAMGYPEFEGISQNQTGHRFKNSWLGLPMGVMSGILGISGGVIEVPLQRYVAKVPLKEAIANSSVLVFWTSSLGAVISMVHGAGIGAFEIDTPLILALIVIPGAYFGGMVGAWLTKIMPINLLKSIYCVLMFLIAARMMLFTF; this is encoded by the coding sequence ATGAAAAAAGAACAATTTTTTTGTGAAAGCCAGTGGAAAATAGGAGCGGCATTTCTGACAATTATCGCTGTTTCCTTATTTTTCTGGGGTGTCCATATTCTTACGGAGCACCACGAATACAACATCTCCTATGTTCCAGAGACATCGACTCCGGATTCTGCCAAGGCAGTTTCAGTCAAAGCTGAAGTTGCTCAAAAACCTGTATTTCCAGCCGATTTTGAAAAGACGATTGTCTCGATTGGAATTGACAGTGGCCAGGATACTCCACTTGCGATATTAGGTTCGGGGGTCCTTGTCAGCGATGATGGGCATATTGTGACGGCTGACCATTTGGTTGCCGGTTTATCCGGTTTACATGTTCTGCAAAACAATGTTCGTTATGAATCACATCTCATCAAAAGAGTTGCCAAGTCCAACATAGCCCTCTTGAAAATTGAATCACTCAAAGCCTTTCCCTTTACCTCCATTGATTGTTCGATGATTGAAATTGGTACGCCTGTTTACGCGTTTGGAAGGGATCAAGGGATCATAGCAAAAGAAGGCATTGCCCGGAATACAGGTGTGTCTCTGGCCATCAATGACATGATCTATCCTGACCTGATCACAACTGACGCGATCTATACCTGGGCTCAAAGCGGTGGACCCTTGATGAATGTTTTCGGCAATATGGTAGGACTGAACATCGCGATCAGTGGCCCACAGAATTCGATTCAGGGTTTTGCTGTACCGGCACCAACTATTTGCTCAAAATTCCGAGAGATTGTTCACGTTGATTCGATCACAAATATTAAGGTTTATGCCGGGGGCCTCACCAGTCAGTTCTGGAAAAACACCAGAGAAACAGCGAGTGAATACGCTACTCAAATTCGAAATACGATTGAATCCAGTTCATCATCTGACTTGATGGTCTACATCGAAGGGAATAAGGGGGATCTCTGGAAACAAGCCAGATTTGTCGCGGATCGAATGGCTGAAATCTACAATAAGGCTGATGGGATCAACTACTTGAACAATGCGGTGAGTGATCCTGAACTCAATTTTTTCGGCTACCATATCAGTGGGGTTATCGGACTCCTGCTCCTCGGGTTTGTCTCCGGTATCAGTGCCGGTATGGTGACAATGGGCGGTGGGATCATTAAAGTCAGTGGCTTGATGATTATTTTTGGCTATGGTCTGATCATCATCCGGCCTGTGGCCTATATCACTAATATATTTGTCTACAGTGCCGCGGCCCTGCGTTACAAAAAAGACAATCTGATTTCCTGGCACAACGTAAAACCGCTCATTCCATTTGCGCTTTTTGGTTTCGTTTTTGGCTATTTTACAGGGATTTATTTAAACAATTCAACAATCAGAATGATGCTTGGGATATATGCGTTATTGATTGGAATAAAAGTGGTCACAGAAATTATAAGAAGCGCCATGGGATATCCTGAATTTGAAGGGATTTCTCAAAACCAGACAGGTCATCGCTTCAAAAATAGCTGGCTGGGATTGCCGATGGGAGTTATGAGTGGTATTTTGGGAATCAGCGGGGGTGTCATTGAGGTTCCATTACAGCGTTATGTTGCCAAAGTTCCTTTGAAAGAGGCCATTGCCAACAGCTCCGTGTTAGTTTTCTGGACATCTTCACTGGGTGCTGTAATCTCCATGGTGCATGGTGCGGGGATTGGCGCGTTTGAGATCGATACCCCTCTGATCCTGGCATTGATTGTAATACCCGGTGCGTATTTCGGTGGAATGGTGGGAGCATGGCTTACCAAAATAATGCCGATAAACCTCCTCAAGAGTATCTACTGTGTCTTGATGTTCTTAATTGCGGCACGAATGATGTTATTCACTTTTTAA
- a CDS encoding tetratricopeptide repeat protein, which produces MANKKKIEVDVDFSDTLSFYLHSGLKTAQKISDASIEWYRNIFSLENEEKTDYFYAKGIDHAKKGKYAKAIPLLSAVHQGMPQDAEVLHYLGLSYLKTGEEEKGLACLEKVTKIEGTHTKTMILLGLLYSKKKDYEKAVAVLENAVAYEKKDPALYYRLGFAYDNLKKHDKAIQCFEKALDLDPDNVNVCQALGLAHESQGNRDEAVAYFKKALEMEEKV; this is translated from the coding sequence ATGGCAAATAAAAAGAAAATAGAGGTTGATGTTGATTTTTCAGATACCCTCAGTTTTTACCTGCATTCCGGATTGAAGACAGCGCAGAAAATTTCTGATGCGTCGATTGAGTGGTATCGGAACATTTTTTCTCTCGAAAATGAGGAAAAAACTGATTATTTTTATGCCAAAGGAATTGATCACGCAAAGAAAGGAAAATACGCAAAGGCGATTCCCTTACTAAGCGCAGTCCATCAGGGCATGCCCCAGGATGCTGAGGTATTACACTATCTTGGACTATCCTATCTGAAAACAGGTGAAGAAGAGAAGGGACTCGCCTGTTTGGAAAAAGTGACAAAAATTGAAGGAACCCATACAAAAACAATGATCCTGCTTGGTTTGCTCTATAGCAAAAAGAAGGACTATGAAAAAGCGGTCGCGGTTCTTGAAAATGCGGTTGCCTATGAAAAAAAGGATCCCGCGCTGTATTATCGCCTGGGGTTTGCGTATGATAATCTGAAAAAACATGACAAGGCCATTCAATGTTTTGAAAAAGCACTTGATCTGGATCCCGACAATGTCAATGTTTGCCAGGCTCTTGGACTTGCGCATGAGTCTCAGGGAAATCGGGACGAGGCCGTTGCGTATTTCAAGAAAGCCCTGGAAATGGAAGAGAAAGTGTGA
- a CDS encoding LemA family protein — protein sequence MGDETTIDREQEERIRRTRELAERLFQDEINPKKASRKKKQGPIVLIYFIGFIVFAISVLYRVNMFISLEEEVFASVGQIDVALQRRMNLFENIVNTTLNQGILEYKIVKNVADSRAGFAQNSELSGVVDNLENLEALKSSLEGASFSKLIALMEQYPEIKFSDNYSRLINNLVDLEDLLLRKRDARIEQIRIYNTAITTFPSTFLAKITGFKRYEYFEMELQSLHNVPMLKPTMFKRLLPESRKSP from the coding sequence ATGGGGGATGAAACCACAATTGACAGGGAACAAGAGGAACGAATACGCCGCACAAGAGAACTGGCGGAGCGTTTGTTTCAGGATGAAATCAACCCCAAAAAAGCATCCCGCAAGAAAAAACAAGGTCCTATCGTTTTAATTTATTTCATAGGATTTATTGTTTTTGCGATTTCAGTCTTATACCGTGTCAATATGTTCATTAGTTTGGAAGAAGAAGTTTTTGCCTCGGTGGGACAGATTGATGTCGCGTTGCAAAGACGAATGAATTTATTTGAGAATATTGTGAACACAACACTCAATCAAGGGATTCTGGAATATAAAATTGTTAAAAATGTCGCGGATTCCCGTGCGGGTTTTGCTCAAAATTCTGAACTCAGTGGTGTGGTTGACAACCTGGAAAATCTGGAGGCTCTTAAATCCTCACTCGAGGGGGCTTCTTTTTCCAAACTGATTGCGCTGATGGAACAATATCCGGAAATAAAATTTTCAGACAACTATTCCCGGTTGATCAACAACCTGGTTGATCTGGAAGATCTCCTGCTTAGAAAACGAGATGCCCGAATTGAACAAATCCGCATTTACAATACCGCGATTACCACGTTTCCTTCAACGTTTCTCGCAAAAATAACAGGGTTTAAGCGCTATGAATATTTCGAAATGGAGCTACAGTCCCTCCATAACGTGCCAATGTTGAAACCAACTATGTTTAAGCGACTTTTACCTGAATCCAGGAAGAGCCCATGA